Proteins from a genomic interval of Caldicellulosiruptor diazotrophicus:
- a CDS encoding thiamine pyrophosphate-dependent enzyme, with protein sequence MIKPQETIFESGNEMAALAASQINYHIMGYYPITPSTQIAEELDQMRADGLHDILLIAADGEHGAAGICYGASLGGGRVFNATSANGLMYALEQLPVQSGTRFPMVLNLVTRSISGPLDIKGDHSDLMFTLNTGWIILLAKDPQRVYDMNIMAVKIGEHPDVNLPVIVAYDGFFTSHQKRVVSYFKNKEDVQEFIGKFPPKRTVAIDPENPVTIGPYMNEPDLINNKYQLSKAMDKAYEIIPQVFEEFYKISGRKYELVEGYRMEDAEIAIFALNSTYDTICEAVDILRQKGIKVGVATTNVLRPWPKREIQELLKNVKLLAVLDRQESYGAKGGNMTIEIKATLQDLGKSLKVISRIYGLGGKDFFLEDALALFEDMNLGLEGKKEIPDFDYIGSYPGDENYVPKRYMKPIRAEWTKNIKLNTRDLTAMPKRIVPGHGACPGCGIFPNLNLLLKGIEGDVVLLFHTGCGMVVTTAYPQTAFRTTYIHNLFQNGVATLSGLVEMYNQRRKRGEIPDRDLTFILVTGDGGNDIGMGPTIGAALRNHKMIIFEYDNGGYMNTGYQLSYTTPYGASTSTSHVGKVQFGKSTFHKDTPQIMAATNIPYVATVAESDPVDFVKKAQKAQKIMREEGLVYIKALSACPLNWGDEPSKERRVIQAAVDCCFHPIYEIDHGKTTITYNPEKKGKKIPVIEWLSMMGRTKHLTRPEYKHIVEEFQAEVDRRWERLKARHEHPLL encoded by the coding sequence ATGATAAAACCACAAGAGACAATTTTTGAAAGTGGGAATGAAATGGCGGCTTTGGCTGCATCACAAATAAATTATCATATTATGGGATACTACCCTATAACACCTTCTACTCAGATTGCAGAAGAACTTGACCAGATGCGAGCAGATGGACTACATGATATTTTACTGATTGCGGCAGATGGTGAGCATGGTGCAGCAGGAATATGTTATGGTGCTTCATTGGGCGGTGGCAGAGTTTTTAATGCAACTAGCGCAAATGGACTTATGTATGCTTTAGAGCAGCTTCCTGTTCAATCTGGGACAAGATTTCCAATGGTATTAAATCTTGTTACACGTTCAATTTCTGGACCTCTTGATATAAAAGGTGACCATAGCGATTTGATGTTTACATTAAATACTGGCTGGATAATACTTCTTGCCAAAGACCCGCAAAGAGTCTATGACATGAATATAATGGCAGTAAAGATAGGTGAACATCCTGATGTAAATCTTCCTGTAATTGTTGCATATGATGGATTTTTTACAAGCCATCAAAAGAGAGTTGTGAGCTATTTTAAGAATAAAGAAGATGTTCAGGAGTTTATTGGAAAGTTTCCACCTAAGCGAACAGTTGCAATAGATCCTGAAAATCCCGTTACAATTGGACCTTATATGAACGAACCCGACCTTATAAACAACAAATATCAACTCAGCAAGGCAATGGATAAAGCATATGAAATAATTCCACAAGTATTTGAGGAATTTTATAAGATTAGCGGTAGAAAATATGAGCTGGTTGAAGGATATAGAATGGAAGATGCAGAAATAGCTATATTTGCCTTGAATTCCACTTATGATACCATATGCGAAGCTGTTGATATATTAAGACAAAAAGGTATAAAAGTTGGCGTTGCAACAACAAACGTATTGCGACCATGGCCAAAAAGAGAAATCCAAGAACTTTTGAAAAATGTAAAGCTTCTTGCAGTGTTAGACAGGCAAGAAAGCTACGGTGCAAAAGGTGGCAATATGACAATTGAAATCAAAGCAACACTTCAAGATCTTGGAAAAAGTCTAAAAGTAATCAGCAGAATCTATGGACTTGGTGGCAAGGACTTTTTCCTTGAAGATGCTCTGGCTCTCTTTGAAGATATGAACCTTGGACTTGAAGGCAAAAAAGAAATACCAGATTTTGATTATATTGGATCATATCCGGGAGATGAAAACTATGTTCCTAAAAGGTATATGAAACCTATAAGAGCAGAATGGACCAAGAACATTAAACTGAACACGCGTGATTTGACAGCAATGCCAAAACGAATTGTTCCTGGCCATGGCGCATGTCCTGGGTGTGGTATATTCCCTAACTTGAATCTTCTTTTGAAAGGGATTGAAGGTGATGTAGTTTTGCTTTTCCATACTGGTTGTGGTATGGTAGTAACAACAGCTTATCCTCAAACAGCTTTTAGGACAACTTATATACACAACCTTTTCCAAAACGGTGTTGCAACACTTTCTGGACTTGTTGAGATGTACAACCAGAGAAGAAAGAGAGGGGAAATTCCTGACAGGGACCTGACATTTATCCTTGTGACAGGTGATGGCGGTAACGACATAGGTATGGGTCCTACAATTGGTGCTGCGCTGAGAAACCACAAGATGATTATATTTGAGTACGACAATGGGGGCTACATGAATACAGGGTACCAGCTTTCGTACACCACGCCTTACGGAGCGTCTACATCAACTTCACATGTTGGGAAAGTTCAGTTTGGAAAATCTACCTTCCATAAAGACACTCCTCAGATAATGGCGGCTACAAATATTCCATACGTTGCCACAGTGGCAGAGTCTGACCCTGTTGACTTTGTAAAAAAAGCTCAAAAAGCTCAGAAAATCATGAGAGAAGAAGGGCTTGTATATATCAAGGCGCTGTCGGCTTGCCCGCTTAACTGGGGTGATGAACCATCAAAGGAGAGAAGAGTTATTCAGGCGGCTGTTGATTGTTGTTTCCACCCCATTTATGAAATTGACCATGGAAAGACCACCATAACATATAACCCTGAGAAAAAAGGAAAGAAAATACCTGTTATTGAATGGCTTTCAATGATGGGAAGAACTAAACACCTTACACGACCAGAGTACAAACACATTGTTGAAGAATTCCAAGCAGAAGTTGATAGAAGATGGGAAAGACTGAAAGCAAGACATGAACATCCTCTCTTGTAA